Genomic segment of Pochonia chlamydosporia 170 chromosome 1, whole genome shotgun sequence:
CATGACGATGGCTGGTTTCGAAATTTTCGAGCTGATTTTTGAGAGCATGAGCGCCGAGGTTTCTTCATCCAAACTCCCACGACTTATGGAGATTATTTCAGAATTACGGCCTGCCGCCAACGACACCCAGCTGGttccagcttggctggccattTTGTCCCGTGGATTCGACGTTTCTGCCCAGGTTGAGCCAGACGAGACTTTCCTAAAGTTGCCCGAGCTATTCGCCATGATTGCGCCATTTCTCGAGTCGCACTCGGAAAATATTCGAATTTCAGCTTCTGAGTGTTTGGTGTCGTTCATGGCCAACTGCATTCCTCAACAGGTCATCCTCGGTCCGTCTATATATGAGGAGAAGATTTTGGATAAGATTACCAAGACAGCGGAGTCATTGCTCACAGTCCAATATCAGGCCGCTTGGTTGCAGACCTTCAATGTACTTGGTGCCATGTTCACGGCTTTCCGATGGCAGTCCTACCCGAGAATGATGAATATTACCAAAACCATTGGTGAAATTCGTGAAAACTCATCCTTCAGAAACAAGAAGGAAGCCGACGAAATCCTTGGACAGGCTGTACAAGCCATGGGACCTGAAGCTGTCCTAACGGCCCTGCCACTAAACATTATCAAACCGGTCAAGGGACACGGAGGACGAGCATGGATGTTTCCCATCCTGCGTGACTATGTCAGCAACACCGAGTTGGACCACTTCAAGACGGAAATGGTTCCCCTCAGCGAACTCATGTTCCAGAAGGTTTTGGATCATGGTCCAGCCGACAAAACCATGGAGGTGAAGATTTACGAGACCCTCGTGCAGCAAATTTGGGCTACCCTTCCGGGGTACTGCGACCTGCCCTTGGATCTAATGGAAGCTTTTGACCAGGGCTTCGCTGAGATGCTCGCCAATCTCTTGTATAAGCAAGTCGAACTACGCTTGGACATCTGCCGAGCCCTCAAGACACTGATCGAATCAAATCAGGCCATTGCAGGTattggagaggaggaggaggattttATGCTCCAAAGCAGAGTCTCCCGCGATacggccaagaagaaccTCACATATCTTGGACAGTTCGCCGGCAACATGCTTGCTGTCTTGTTCAACGTGTACACACAAACTCTGCCGCAAAGCAGAGGCCCCATCCTCCAAACCGTCAATGCATTTCTCAGCATCACGGCTCCTCAGGAAGTTATCGACACCTTTGATCGCGTGAGCAAAATGCTGGCTGCGGAGCTCGAGAACGCCCAAAAGCctgaggagaaggaaaaggaaaagggCCAAAAGTCAAAAGACCATATGCCCTCCACCGCCCAGACTCTGATGGATCTTGTCATTACCATGTCGGCTTATCTCCCCCGGGATAGCTTCGCCGCGCTGTTTGAGATTGCCACAGTTATTATCTACAAGGACAACGAACCTCAactgcagaagaaggcataCAAACTGATTCCTCGCCTGGCCACTTCCGAGCTTGGAAAAGCTGCTCTTCAGGAGAAAAATGCTGAGTTGCAGCAGCTTATTCTGTCCAGCTCCGAGAAAGTGTCCGCTCCGGCACGACGTGAAAGGTTGGCAGCCATCTCCGCTCTGCTTCCATTCACATCCGATGAGTCGCTGCACTTCATTCCCTCTGTACTCAGTGAAGTTGTCATCTGCTGCAAGGAGAACAACGAACGTGCTCGAGAGACTGCTTACGACTTACTCGTCCAAATGGGCGAGCGCATGGTTGCTGCCAACGGCGCCAAGATTGACAACAGCAAGGTTCCTCACATGCCTCAAGACGCACCAGCGGGAaccgccaacattgaagaatacTTCACAATGGTCAGCGCCGGTCTCGCCGGCAGCACTCCGCACATGATTTCAGcatccatcaccgccatcagCCGCCTTCTCTATGAGTTCCGGTCATCCCTCACCGAGCAGACGCTCTCTGATCTCGTCCAAACCATGGACCTCTTCctcacctccaacaaccgCGAAATCGTCAAAAGctgtcttggctttgtcaaaATCTGCGTCATCAGTCTCCCCGTAGAGCTCATGATCCCCCGACTATCCACCCTTGTCcccaatctcatcatctggaGCCGTGAACACAAGGGCCACTTCaaagccaaagtcaagcacaTTCTCGAGCGCATGGTCCGCCGCTTCGGCTATGACCTCATCCACAAGAACTGCCCCGAGGCCGACCGCAAacttgtcgtcaacatccgCAAGACCAAAGAAcgtaccaagaagaagaaggacgcCTCTCGCGCCGGCCAGGACGACGAAGGCAGCGACGTCTCCGACGACGAACAACCCAGCAAGCGCCAGTACGAAAACGAGTACGACCAAGCACTCTACAGCAGTGACTCCGACTCGGCAGCCTCAGATGACGACAATGCACCCcggcaaaagaagaagtccCAAAAGGGCGGCAAGACATACATcattgaagacgatgacgagcCCCTCGATCTTCTCGACAAGAAAGCCCTCGCAAACATCTCATCCACCAAACCCCTCAAGAACCGCAAGCCAACCAAATCCAAAGCCAAGTTCGACATGGACGGCAAACTCATCCTCGGCCAAGACAGCGACGATGAAAACGCACCTGCAGAAGATGGCATGGATATTGACAAGCCTGAACCTTCTGGCGTAGGCGCCTACGTCGCCGCCCTCAAGGGTAAAGACGCAGCGACGCGCGGTAGAGGCGGCAAGCTCAAGTTTTCAAATCGCCGGTCCaaggatggcgatgacgtagaggacatggacgaggatgatgccgccatgATCAAAAACAAGATTAGTCCCGGGCGCGGCGACAGAGGCAATAGATTCAGAGGTAgaggtggaagaggtggaagaggtggaCGAGGCGGATTTGGCGGACAGAGTGGCAAGGGTGGTATATCAGCGGGTAGGAGGGGTCTAGGCGTTGACAAGAGACACGGTGCTCCGGGACAAGGGGTTGGAAAGggacgacgaggacggaATTGAGAAAACAAATTTTGTGAGGATGCCATTCTTGCATATAATACTGGCTAGATGGCGAATGGGATACCCACCTTCATGATTATGGTGTATGTGGCTGGTCTGctatttttctttgtctaGGCGTCCATAAAAGTAGAGCAATATGCACTTGATTTTTATTTGATTGCATCGTACATATCTGCATCCATCTTCGCTGCACTGGATATTATATCTTGTGACGAGGCGAGAAGAGTGATTTTGATTCATAATAACCATGTTACCAAATTGATCAACGTATTTAACAAAACCGCAACAGTAAACGTGAACCatccgccaacaccaacttgtGATCATAAAAGACCTCATCATAAACGTCAAGCCCATGCGATTTCCCTAACTCTTTTTACCCTGCCTCCTCACTCCCTGTCGTTGAATCCTAACAAGACTCAAATTCGTACCGGGTATCTCCGTTGAACAACCATTCTATGTCAAGTTCGTGAACCATTGCCTCTGCTTCGTCATTCCTTTCTTTAATTGTCATGGACTCGTTCTATGCCAACACCGTCGCTATGCTGTGGACTCGTTTTCTAATCGAACGGACAGGTTTGCAGTCATTTCATGCGCGGGGAGCTTCTAGTACTAAAAACAAAAATTTCAAGGGTCTTTTTACTCCAACACAATGACATCTTCGGGTTGTCGTAGCCGAGGTCGACGTCCTCGTCCATCATGATAATCATCCGCCGCGGGGCGCTTACCGTGTGGACGACTCGATGACGATGCTTGCTGATTTTGTGGAGGTGGTGCCGTCTGCGGCTGTTGTCTTCTATTTTGGTGTGAGAAGCCTGCAAATGTCTTTTGTTTGGGCTTGCAGGATATGGCACTTACACAGCTTGGGCAGACCAAGCTCTCGTAGCCATGTGGTGTCCAGACACGTCTCGAGCGCCTACATCCCGATCATTTGACACGAACTGGTATGAATCAGGTCGATCTAATACTGGGCGTTGATATGGTCGCACATGGTGACCATAATAGTGCTCGGACTGCTGCGAAGCACCTGGCCGACGGATAGGAATTACTTCGACATCAGGATTATTCCGATTGTTTTGCAGTATTCTGGCACCTTCCGCAGAAGAGACGACTCTGTAAGACTCCGTCGCTCTATAAGGCTCTCCATGGTGCGCGAGGGAAGCGTCATCCTGATGTGTCAGTGGTCTTGGTTCTGGTGGGAGTGGGACTCTCTCATAGAAACCACCTCGATCCTCCATAAGAATTGGATTAGTGCGAGTCCCAGGTCGCGATGCATTAACAATAATTCTATCAGCCTTGGGAGGATCGACGCGAATGGGCTGTTCATATGATCTGGTCCAACCTGGGAGAGGAGCTGGTCCAGCATGACTAGAGTTGAGAGGATGGATAAGCGAAACCCGTTCGCGGGGAGCATATATTGCAGGTTCAGGAGCAAAATTGCTGGGCTGCAATCTTCTTTCGCTCAGGTGATCGCTGATTACCCGACGACCTCCTCGGTCTGGGGAGTTACGAATTTGGTTATCCATGGGTGACACACTGCGAATAGTGTGGAATGGGGCATGTGTCCTGGCCGGTAATGGTTCCAAATGATCTTGTTGCCTCGGCGGCACCGGCCTTACGAACGCTGGCCGCATCGCACCCTCAGGGGACGCCGGTTCAATTGAAGGCACGGCCATGTCCCGTAAACGATTGGTGATGGGGGACATCACCCTAGATGATGAGGTCTGATCCGTGGGAAATACGTACATGGAGGTGCCCAAGTCCTCATGAGGGGCATGAAATTCCGCTGGATGATTTGCGAAGCGCGGAGGCGTACCAACGGGACGGGAATACAATGGAGGAGCCTGAGGATGTAGACCAGAACTTACATTGAACCCTATAGTCTGGCTCACCCGCTCGACTTGACCACTGTTGTAGgccatggatggatgagCCTCAAACTGCCTGGCAGGAATATGCGCATGACGTGGATCATATTCGCCAGTGTCAACACCATTGAATCCACCATGGGCATCTTCTGCTTCACGGCTTCGCA
This window contains:
- a CDS encoding 90S preribosome component RRP12 (similar to Aspergillus terreus NIH2624 XP_001208486.1) — encoded protein: MSTPTLAEKLDKIKSPGLQGQQRNAVVLQAVESTLKEQDASPTPTGYFAALLALLQQAISNGNVNVELASPVVYLLDVVTPFAPQPLLRSKFTQILTLLAPVLLLQDAEAILLRTSIGCLESLLLAQDAPSWELSVSQIGPRRAVAGLLNLSLDHRPKIRKRAQDALKNVLKNPPPSPSLDHPAADMCAQTALKNLEDLAGKAAESRKGKKSSDSAHDPALIHALQLVKTVATASGGWPSTKIESLCELLLGIAKTGNEYMTMAGFEIFELIFESMSAEVSSSKLPRLMEIISELRPAANDTQLVPAWLAILSRGFDVSAQVEPDETFLKLPELFAMIAPFLESHSENIRISASECLVSFMANCIPQQVILGPSIYEEKILDKITKTAESLLTVQYQAAWLQTFNVLGAMFTAFRWQSYPRMMNITKTIGEIRENSSFRNKKEADEILGQAVQAMGPEAVLTALPLNIIKPVKGHGGRAWMFPILRDYVSNTELDHFKTEMVPLSELMFQKVLDHGPADKTMEVKIYETLVQQIWATLPGYCDLPLDLMEAFDQGFAEMLANLLYKQVELRLDICRALKTLIESNQAIAGIGEEEEDFMLQSRVSRDTAKKNLTYLGQFAGNMLAVLFNVYTQTLPQSRGPILQTVNAFLSITAPQEVIDTFDRVSKMLAAELENAQKPEEKEKEKGQKSKDHMPSTAQTLMDLVITMSAYLPRDSFAALFEIATVIIYKDNEPQLQKKAYKLIPRLATSELGKAALQEKNAELQQLILSSSEKVSAPARRERLAAISALLPFTSDESLHFIPSVLSEVVICCKENNERARETAYDLLVQMGERMVAANGAKIDNSKVPHMPQDAPAGTANIEEYFTMVSAGLAGSTPHMISASITAISRLLYEFRSSLTEQTLSDLVQTMDLFLTSNNREIVKSCLGFVKICVISLPVELMIPRLSTLVPNLIIWSREHKGHFKAKVKHILERMVRRFGYDLIHKNCPEADRKLVVNIRKTKERTKKKKDASRAGQDDEGSDVSDDEQPSKRQYENEYDQALYSSDSDSAASDDDNAPRQKKKSQKGGKTYIIEDDDEPLDLLDKKALANISSTKPLKNRKPTKSKAKFDMDGKLILGQDSDDENAPAEDGMDIDKPEPSGVGAYVAALKGKDAATRGRGGKLKFSNRRSKDGDDVEDMDEDDAAMIKNKISPGRGDRGNRFRGRGGRGGRGGRGGFGGQSGKGGISAGRRGLGVDKRHGAPGQGVGKGRRGRN